A genome region from Nitrospinaceae bacterium includes the following:
- a CDS encoding extracellular solute-binding protein has translation MAVFNPGITEAAGEVNLYSYRQPFLIKPILNKFTQNTGIKVNIMFAKKGILEKIKATPGAADAVLTSDIGSLNDLTEAGVLQPVKSKSLKQNIPAAYRHPDGYWFGLTMRARVLFVSKDRIEPGQVTSYEDLTKPELRGRICVRSGKHTYNISLFASIITHKGEAFTRKWLKGLQANLARKPSGNDRAQAKAIYTGQCDIGIANTYYMGKMQTNKKKAAQKKWAASIRIVFPNQNDRGTHVNVSGGAITKGARNLANAIKLLEFLSDNHAQQFYAGQNFEYPLKAGVAVHPLVKSWGEFKADTVSLATVAKHRKTASKLVDLVDFNNFKKTSGN, from the coding sequence ATGGCCGTATTCAACCCAGGGATTACAGAGGCCGCCGGCGAAGTTAACCTCTACTCTTATCGCCAGCCATTTTTGATAAAACCTATCCTCAATAAATTTACGCAAAACACTGGGATCAAGGTCAATATCATGTTCGCCAAAAAGGGCATACTTGAAAAAATCAAGGCAACCCCAGGCGCTGCGGACGCTGTATTGACTTCCGATATTGGCAGCTTGAACGACTTGACCGAGGCTGGGGTTCTTCAACCTGTCAAATCAAAAAGCCTCAAACAAAACATCCCTGCGGCTTACCGCCATCCCGATGGTTATTGGTTTGGATTAACTATGCGAGCGCGTGTTCTTTTCGTAAGTAAGGACAGGATAGAGCCCGGCCAAGTAACATCATATGAAGACCTGACAAAACCCGAACTCCGTGGCCGCATCTGTGTTCGCTCCGGCAAACACACCTACAACATTTCGCTATTCGCATCAATTATCACGCACAAAGGAGAGGCTTTCACACGCAAATGGCTCAAAGGCCTACAAGCAAACTTAGCTCGCAAACCCAGCGGCAACGACCGTGCCCAGGCAAAAGCGATTTATACTGGCCAGTGCGACATCGGAATTGCCAACACCTATTACATGGGGAAAATGCAGACAAATAAGAAAAAGGCCGCGCAGAAAAAATGGGCCGCCTCTATCAGAATCGTATTCCCAAACCAAAATGATCGAGGAACACACGTTAACGTAAGTGGAGGTGCCATCACCAAAGGGGCACGAAATCTTGCTAATGCTATCAAATTACTTGAATTCCTCAGTGACAACCATGCACAACAGTTCTACGCGGGACAAAATTTCGAATATCCACTAAAAGCCGGAGTCGCCGTCCATCCACTTGTTAAATCGTGGGGTGAATTCAAGGCAGACACGGTCAGCCTGGCAACTGTCGCAAAGCACAGAAAAACGGCATCAAAATTAGTTGACCTGGTCGACTTTAATAATTTCAAAAAGACTTCAGGAAATTAG
- a CDS encoding ABC transporter ATP-binding protein, whose protein sequence is MSGLHLKNIHHAYGNNRVIRGASMKIEFGEFICLIGPSGCGKTTLLRLVAGLESLQQGNIHIGDTTVSNSDEGLQVPPEKRGVGLMFQDFALFPHLTIFENIVFGLPKPSKERIRLVRDTMREMGISDLSDAYPHMLSGGQQQRVALLRALAPQPELVLLDEPFSGLDINLRVQIREETLSALKKTGTTALMVTHDPQEAMFMADRIMVMNRGQIEQIGTPREIYQFPITEYVARFVGQTNILPGIVLDSGYDEIMTSIGPVPCLSMRGLGFGTDAFISIRPESFAIDPEGQLQVEVIQVRYGGNYTILEVKLLEEIGKGQELKVHVQPNIRVDVGEKIRLRIIPDFVTVIEDAEANGN, encoded by the coding sequence TTGAGTGGATTACACCTGAAGAACATCCACCATGCTTACGGCAATAACCGCGTCATCCGTGGCGCTAGTATGAAAATTGAGTTCGGGGAATTTATCTGTCTGATCGGCCCTTCGGGATGTGGAAAAACCACGCTACTTAGATTGGTTGCAGGCCTTGAATCTTTACAGCAAGGAAACATTCATATTGGAGACACCACAGTCTCGAACTCTGATGAGGGACTTCAAGTTCCCCCGGAAAAACGTGGCGTTGGACTTATGTTTCAGGATTTTGCACTTTTTCCCCATCTCACAATATTCGAGAACATCGTCTTCGGATTACCCAAACCATCAAAAGAGCGAATACGTTTAGTTCGAGATACGATGAGAGAAATGGGCATTTCTGATTTATCAGATGCTTATCCGCATATGCTCTCAGGGGGACAGCAACAGCGGGTCGCTCTTCTACGTGCACTGGCACCACAGCCTGAACTCGTCTTGTTGGATGAACCGTTCTCTGGCCTCGACATTAACCTCCGAGTTCAAATTCGCGAAGAAACACTCTCAGCACTTAAAAAGACCGGCACAACAGCTCTCATGGTCACCCATGACCCTCAAGAAGCAATGTTCATGGCTGATCGCATCATGGTGATGAATCGCGGCCAAATAGAGCAAATAGGGACTCCTCGCGAGATTTATCAATTTCCCATTACGGAATATGTCGCTCGCTTTGTAGGACAGACCAACATCCTTCCTGGAATAGTTCTCGATTCGGGATACGACGAAATAATGACTTCGATCGGCCCTGTTCCTTGCCTTTCTATGCGCGGCCTAGGGTTTGGGACAGATGCGTTTATCTCAATTCGTCCCGAGAGTTTCGCCATAGATCCCGAGGGTCAACTGCAAGTAGAGGTAATTCAGGTACGTTATGGAGGAAACTACACGATTCTCGAAGTGAAATTACTAGAAGAAATTGGAAAAGGGCAGGAACTCAAAGTTCATGTTCAACCGAATATTCGTGTCGATGTCGGCGAAAAGATCAGACTTAGAATTATTCCAGATTTCGTCACCGTAATAGAGGACGCGGAGGCCAACGGAAACTAA
- a CDS encoding DUF3108 domain-containing protein, with the protein MKAALPVTFFYALALTLSLLASPIPADGLEPPLTLAFQKGESLKYQIKWLGLAIATTRISVDGPLRWQGNNVFRFHGRLKTVGILRRLIKVNDEVTSYSDDLNLNSLRIETSQHEGRYRARRWNVFKNGRASYNRPGRPPRYYELPGPVKDLLGGLYKVRTAKLRPSQKTVIRVFHNKKLYPVRLSVIGLEKTETLWGPLSTLVIKPEFIGNDYLNSFGSAWVYVTADRYRVPVRFESKTWLGPAVVHLIESRGIPSGPLSRAPRRKIENWRGKGKRIKEGKGGGLINLKNIIRKNVSSHYNKKNKRLGENQILQPRPKE; encoded by the coding sequence ATGAAAGCCGCCCTCCCAGTAACATTTTTTTACGCACTCGCATTGACGCTCAGTCTACTGGCATCACCTATACCGGCAGATGGCCTGGAGCCGCCCCTAACTCTTGCCTTCCAAAAGGGGGAAAGCCTCAAATATCAAATTAAATGGCTCGGGCTAGCTATCGCGACAACACGCATTAGCGTTGATGGCCCTCTGAGGTGGCAGGGCAACAATGTTTTCCGCTTTCATGGACGCCTGAAAACTGTCGGAATACTTAGGCGCTTAATTAAGGTGAACGATGAGGTTACGAGCTATTCGGATGATTTGAATCTAAACAGCCTCCGCATCGAAACATCTCAACACGAGGGGCGCTATCGAGCCCGAAGATGGAATGTTTTCAAAAATGGCAGGGCCTCCTACAACAGGCCAGGCCGGCCGCCTCGTTATTATGAGCTGCCCGGCCCCGTGAAGGATCTTCTGGGCGGCCTCTACAAGGTGCGGACAGCTAAACTAAGACCCTCTCAAAAAACCGTTATCAGGGTATTTCACAACAAAAAACTCTACCCTGTTCGCCTAAGCGTTATCGGCCTTGAGAAAACGGAAACTCTTTGGGGCCCCCTCAGCACCCTTGTCATAAAGCCCGAATTTATCGGCAATGATTATCTCAACAGCTTTGGAAGCGCATGGGTTTACGTCACAGCCGACCGGTATCGCGTTCCCGTCAGATTTGAAAGTAAAACATGGCTCGGCCCGGCGGTGGTGCACCTGATAGAGAGCAGAGGTATTCCATCCGGCCCCCTGTCGCGGGCGCCGCGCAGGAAAATTGAGAACTGGAGGGGCAAAGGAAAACGGATTAAAGAGGGAAAAGGAGGCGGCCTAATAAACCTAAAGAACATCATTAGGAAAAACGTCTCAAGTCATTATAACAAAAAGAATAAAAGATTAGGCGAAAATCAAATCCTGCAACCTCGGCCAAAGGAATAG
- a CDS encoding iron ABC transporter permease: MIATTNNPALTRRIFTSLPTDLWTAGTLTIAALVAAPIISVLLLALSPSNDIWYHLVSTVLPRYIRTTLLLMIGVGIGTATIGTGTAWLVTLCNFPGRRAFEWALLLPLAIPAYVVAYVYTDILEFAGPVQTTLRDFFGWKSGRDYWFPEIRSLGGAIIMMTLSLYPYVYLLARIAFLQQSISVLEACRTLGRGPWRAFFQIALPLARPAVVVGVSLVLMEALNDFGIVDFFSIETLTAGIYDVWLNMNNAPGAAQLATASLAFVLSLVGIERYSRRKQQNYQTASKYNPISSYSLTRGKSFLAFLSCLLPIALGFLIPAGVLLVYATQFYEESLSANFLLYARNSLVLSSLSATIATILGLFLAYGVRLSGNWVVLAATRFASIGYAIPGAVLAVGVIIPLSRADSTLNNISESVFGIPTGFLFSGTIIAITYGYLVRFLALSFGTAEAGLSKITSNMDGAARTLGLSPTRTLIRVHFPILKGNILTAAILVFVDTMKELPMTLILRPFNYGTLATHVHQFASDELLEESALGALAIVAAGILPVILLSATIRNTRPRHYSEERIRL, translated from the coding sequence ATGATTGCTACAACAAATAACCCTGCCCTGACTCGTCGGATTTTCACCTCGCTTCCAACTGACTTATGGACTGCCGGCACACTAACAATCGCCGCTTTAGTTGCCGCACCTATCATTTCGGTCCTGCTCCTTGCGCTATCCCCAAGCAATGACATTTGGTATCACCTGGTCTCCACTGTTCTCCCTCGCTACATACGGACAACTCTCTTGTTGATGATTGGCGTTGGAATAGGCACTGCCACAATCGGAACAGGAACCGCTTGGCTCGTCACCCTATGTAATTTTCCGGGCAGACGAGCATTTGAATGGGCCCTTCTCCTCCCACTTGCCATACCCGCCTATGTGGTCGCTTATGTCTATACAGACATCCTTGAATTCGCAGGACCTGTCCAAACGACGTTACGCGATTTTTTTGGCTGGAAGTCTGGGCGAGACTACTGGTTCCCCGAAATACGCTCGCTCGGCGGTGCCATCATTATGATGACACTCTCCCTATATCCCTACGTCTACCTTCTCGCTCGAATCGCTTTCCTTCAGCAATCAATTTCCGTCCTGGAGGCATGTCGCACCCTTGGGCGAGGTCCATGGCGCGCTTTCTTCCAGATAGCGCTTCCGCTTGCACGACCAGCTGTAGTTGTCGGTGTGAGCCTAGTACTGATGGAAGCTCTAAATGATTTTGGTATCGTAGATTTTTTCTCAATCGAAACCCTGACAGCAGGCATTTACGATGTATGGCTTAATATGAACAACGCGCCTGGGGCCGCCCAATTGGCTACGGCATCCCTTGCGTTTGTCCTGTCACTAGTTGGCATTGAAAGGTATTCACGTCGCAAACAGCAAAATTACCAAACCGCCTCAAAATACAATCCCATTTCCAGCTATTCTCTTACGCGAGGCAAATCCTTTCTTGCCTTTCTCTCCTGCCTGCTTCCAATAGCACTTGGTTTTTTAATCCCTGCTGGCGTATTGCTCGTATATGCAACTCAATTTTACGAGGAAAGCTTATCGGCAAATTTTCTACTCTATGCCCGAAATAGTTTGGTACTTTCGTCTCTCAGCGCCACAATCGCCACTATACTCGGACTTTTTCTGGCATATGGCGTCAGATTAAGTGGCAATTGGGTCGTATTGGCTGCTACTCGATTCGCAAGCATCGGATATGCCATACCAGGCGCAGTCCTTGCTGTTGGCGTCATTATTCCCCTCTCACGAGCCGACTCAACTTTAAACAACATTTCGGAATCCGTTTTTGGCATACCGACAGGATTTTTATTTAGTGGAACAATCATCGCCATCACATACGGCTACTTGGTTCGTTTTCTTGCCCTCTCTTTTGGAACCGCCGAAGCGGGCCTTTCGAAAATCACATCAAACATGGACGGTGCCGCGCGCACACTTGGGCTAAGTCCAACAAGAACTCTTATCCGTGTTCATTTTCCGATCTTGAAAGGAAATATACTTACAGCCGCTATACTGGTGTTTGTTGACACAATGAAAGAATTGCCCATGACGTTGATTTTGAGACCCTTCAATTATGGGACTCTCGCGACTCATGTTCATCAATTCGCCTCTGATGAACTTTTGGAAGAAAGCGCCCTTGGAGCACTGGCGATAGTTGCAGCAGGCATACTTCCGGTTATTCTCCTAAGCGCGACTATACGAAACACACGGCCTAGACACTATAGCGAAGAAAGGATAAGGCTTTGA
- the hemP gene encoding hemin uptake protein HemP: MNQVTQPSPTAIICIGYRFNDQPIIESSELFGASRSAIIRHQDEAYTLEKPATGN; this comes from the coding sequence ATGAATCAAGTCACACAGCCGTCCCCCACCGCCATCATATGTATCGGCTATCGATTCAACGACCAGCCAATTATTGAATCAAGTGAGTTATTCGGGGCAAGCCGCTCTGCGATAATCCGTCACCAAGATGAGGCGTACACCCTGGAAAAACCCGCAACGGGAAACTAA
- a CDS encoding metal-dependent transcriptional regulator: MPTLMSKGKGELSPSLEHYLRSVYDLQEEKGYARVTDIAESLGVAKSAVSAALKTLRTSGLVDHRVYESILLTEKGRAQAKSVSGKFAILLEFLMEILGIEEKQALADACLMEHYVSANSMDRFLDLLRFFEDRNHQEALEAFRAFRRSCESEDNCPTCTYHCDVSAQDVNVNDADVKDTGLQELGVLPD, encoded by the coding sequence ATGCCGACCCTGATGTCAAAAGGAAAAGGCGAGCTTTCACCCAGCCTCGAGCACTATCTCCGATCGGTATATGACCTTCAGGAGGAGAAGGGCTACGCCCGCGTCACAGACATTGCCGAGAGTCTTGGAGTTGCGAAATCTGCTGTCTCTGCGGCCCTCAAAACATTGCGCACCTCGGGCTTGGTGGATCATCGGGTATACGAAAGCATCCTCCTCACCGAAAAAGGACGCGCCCAGGCGAAAAGCGTATCGGGAAAATTTGCCATCTTGCTTGAGTTTCTCATGGAAATATTAGGGATTGAGGAAAAACAGGCCCTCGCCGACGCCTGCTTGATGGAGCACTATGTGAGCGCCAATTCGATGGACCGCTTTCTCGATTTGCTGCGTTTTTTTGAGGATCGGAACCACCAGGAGGCCCTTGAGGCTTTTCGCGCCTTTAGGCGCTCCTGTGAGAGCGAGGACAACTGCCCTACCTGTACTTATCACTGTGACGTGAGCGCCCAGGACGTTAATGTCAACGATGCGGACGTCAAAGACACGGGCCTCCAGGAGTTGGGGGTATTACCAGACTAA